One Natrinema marinum genomic window carries:
- a CDS encoding AAA family ATPase, which translates to MDAPLWTDTHAPELAELPQDDAREYLQRAVEEPINLLLQGPPGSGKTAAARALARKAHDDPDNDFVEINVADFFARTKTEIKNDPRFEHFLVGRSSLSKRDMINHVLKESAGYAPVSGGYTTILLDNAEDVREDFQQALRRIMEQHHRTTQFIIATRQPTKLIPPIRSRCFPVSLRSPSSEEIVTVLERIVTEEGVDYDADGLEFVAGYANGNLRQAILAAQTTVEDAGELTMSAAYETIGEVGVDDEIESMLDDAEAGDFTDARSTLDDLLVDEGLDGGEVLEAILRIGRKRYQGQRLARLHRLTADVEFEMHEGTSDRIHVSHLLAELGRDT; encoded by the coding sequence ATGGACGCGCCGCTGTGGACCGACACCCACGCCCCGGAGCTGGCCGAGTTGCCACAGGACGACGCCCGCGAGTACTTACAGCGAGCCGTCGAGGAGCCGATCAACCTCCTCCTGCAGGGGCCGCCTGGAAGCGGGAAGACGGCCGCAGCGCGCGCACTCGCTCGCAAAGCACACGACGACCCGGACAACGACTTCGTCGAGATCAACGTCGCGGACTTCTTCGCCCGGACGAAAACCGAGATCAAGAACGACCCGCGGTTCGAGCACTTCCTCGTCGGCCGCTCGTCGCTGTCCAAACGGGACATGATCAACCACGTCCTCAAGGAGTCGGCGGGCTACGCGCCCGTCTCGGGCGGCTACACCACGATCTTGCTCGACAACGCCGAGGACGTCCGCGAGGACTTCCAGCAGGCGCTACGCCGGATCATGGAGCAACACCACCGGACGACCCAGTTTATCATCGCGACGCGCCAGCCGACCAAGCTCATTCCGCCGATCCGCTCGCGGTGTTTCCCCGTCTCGCTTCGCTCGCCATCGAGCGAGGAGATCGTGACCGTCTTAGAGCGCATCGTCACGGAAGAAGGGGTCGACTACGACGCCGACGGCCTCGAGTTCGTCGCGGGCTACGCCAACGGCAACCTCCGTCAGGCGATTCTTGCTGCCCAGACGACCGTCGAAGACGCCGGTGAACTGACGATGAGCGCCGCCTACGAGACGATCGGTGAGGTCGGCGTCGACGACGAGATCGAGTCCATGCTGGACGACGCCGAAGCCGGCGACTTTACCGACGCCCGATCGACGCTGGACGACCTGCTCGTCGACGAGGGACTCGACGGGGGCGAGGTGCTCGAGGCGATCCTCCGAATCGGACGCAAGCGCTATCAGGGCCAGCGGCTCGCGCGACTCCACCGGCTGACCGCCGACGTGGAGTTCGAGATGCACGAGGGGACGAGCGACCGGATTCACGTTTCACATTTACTGGCGGAGCTGGGCCGGGACACCTGA
- a CDS encoding THUMP domain-containing protein, with the protein MYLLELGGEDDAFAAREAESAASGVERIAPGLAVANAVSPERVRGLVYTHRASDLLGRGDADLASARAVLEAASIDREGSVAVRATDVQGSSGVSTGQAERELGQILVDRGFSVDLEEPDHVLRVAFSEGRLEASGGDVLERPADDDPLERTDDDDGDEPVGEHVSVCALGWLAAESVRDFGSRAPTDKPFFQPGSMDPLLARAVANVAGARPGTTILDPMCGTGGVLVEAGLVGADVVGTDAQAKMAAGARTNLRHFLERDAPSPTGVSRGTWHVGRGDGTRLPIADDAVDGVVFDAPYGRQSKIDTHRLEDLVAGALSEAHRVAPRAVVISDRSWAEEARAAGWELESAFERRVHRSLTRYVLVLERRSP; encoded by the coding sequence GTGTACCTGCTCGAGTTAGGCGGCGAGGACGACGCGTTCGCGGCCCGCGAAGCTGAGAGCGCCGCCAGCGGCGTCGAACGGATCGCCCCCGGCCTCGCCGTCGCGAACGCCGTCAGCCCCGAGCGCGTCCGCGGGCTCGTCTACACCCACCGCGCCAGCGACCTGCTGGGCCGGGGCGACGCCGACCTCGCGAGCGCCCGCGCCGTCCTCGAGGCCGCCTCGATCGACCGCGAGGGGTCGGTTGCCGTGCGCGCGACCGACGTCCAGGGCTCGAGTGGCGTGAGTACCGGGCAAGCGGAACGCGAACTCGGGCAAATTCTGGTCGATCGGGGCTTTTCGGTGGATCTCGAGGAACCCGACCACGTCCTGCGGGTCGCGTTTTCGGAGGGGCGACTCGAGGCCAGCGGGGGTGACGTGCTCGAGCGACCTGCGGACGACGACCCGCTCGAGCGCACAGACGATGACGATGGCGACGAGCCGGTGGGCGAACATGTCTCCGTCTGCGCGCTCGGCTGGCTCGCGGCCGAGAGCGTCCGGGACTTCGGGAGCCGCGCGCCGACGGACAAACCCTTCTTCCAGCCCGGGAGCATGGACCCGCTGCTCGCCCGCGCCGTCGCGAACGTCGCCGGCGCGCGGCCGGGCACGACGATCTTGGACCCGATGTGTGGCACCGGCGGCGTCCTCGTCGAGGCCGGTCTCGTCGGCGCGGACGTGGTCGGCACCGACGCGCAGGCGAAGATGGCAGCCGGAGCGCGGACGAATCTGCGGCACTTCCTCGAGCGAGACGCGCCCTCGCCGACCGGCGTTTCACGGGGGACCTGGCACGTCGGCCGGGGTGACGGGACCCGACTGCCCATCGCCGACGACGCGGTCGACGGCGTCGTCTTCGACGCGCCCTACGGTCGCCAGTCGAAGATCGACACCCATCGGCTCGAGGACCTCGTCGCGGGCGCGCTCTCCGAGGCTCACCGGGTCGCACCGCGGGCCGTGGTGATCTCCGATCGCTCGTGGGCCGAGGAGGCGCGGGCCGCGGGCTGGGAACTCGAGTCGGCGTTCGAGCGCCGGGTCCACCGGTCGTTGACGCGGTACGTGCTGGTCCTCGAGCGGCGGTCCCCGTGA
- a CDS encoding MFS transporter has translation MHSSDRDRAVLAGLVFAVLFSQVLLYPGVATLVETLGADAATSAFAATALDASMWFLVAEFAAYVAFVGLWGLASDATGRRRPFIVAGALAGALGYAALAAVPAVGSLPFEAVLLLRVFQGATTIGAFSLTMTMLMDLEGGHGRNMGAAGIAIGLGAALGAPVGGQLTELSPVAPLAVAAGLLVCVGALVSLVDDRTPDERRTASALLEGVRRRPTLSIPYAFGFVDRLTAGFFALVGTLYFQSAFGLDAGATGLMLACFFAPFALLQYPMGALSDRIGRTIPIVVGSVCYGVGILAVGAAPSVPTAAAAMVSVGILGALVAPATMALVTDLADKNERGIAMAGFNLAGSLGFLGGFLLGGTVASSYGYGAAFLVVGGLEVAIAVVTVPVFLRLSITRADRFRTSDRGDA, from the coding sequence GTGCACTCGAGTGACCGCGATCGCGCCGTGCTCGCCGGCCTCGTCTTCGCGGTGTTGTTCTCGCAGGTGCTGCTCTATCCGGGCGTCGCGACGCTCGTGGAGACGCTGGGTGCCGACGCGGCGACATCGGCGTTCGCGGCGACGGCATTGGACGCGAGTATGTGGTTTCTGGTCGCCGAGTTCGCCGCCTACGTCGCGTTCGTCGGCCTCTGGGGCCTCGCGAGCGACGCGACCGGCCGTCGTCGGCCGTTCATCGTGGCCGGCGCGCTGGCCGGTGCCCTCGGCTACGCCGCCCTTGCCGCCGTCCCCGCCGTCGGCTCGCTCCCCTTCGAGGCCGTCCTCCTCCTGCGGGTCTTTCAGGGCGCGACGACGATCGGCGCGTTTTCCCTGACGATGACCATGCTGATGGACTTAGAGGGCGGCCACGGGCGGAACATGGGCGCGGCCGGCATCGCCATCGGGCTCGGTGCCGCCCTGGGCGCGCCCGTCGGCGGCCAACTGACGGAACTCTCCCCCGTCGCACCGCTTGCCGTCGCGGCCGGCCTGCTCGTCTGCGTGGGCGCGCTCGTCTCCCTCGTCGACGACCGCACGCCCGACGAGCGCCGGACGGCCAGCGCGCTGCTCGAGGGTGTCCGCCGGCGGCCGACGCTGTCGATTCCCTACGCCTTCGGCTTCGTCGACCGACTCACGGCGGGGTTTTTCGCGCTGGTGGGCACCCTCTACTTCCAGTCGGCGTTCGGCCTCGACGCCGGGGCGACCGGGCTCATGCTGGCGTGCTTTTTCGCGCCGTTCGCCCTCCTACAGTACCCGATGGGTGCCCTGTCGGACCGAATCGGGCGGACGATCCCGATCGTCGTCGGCTCGGTCTGCTACGGCGTCGGGATTCTGGCCGTCGGGGCCGCGCCGTCGGTCCCGACCGCCGCGGCGGCGATGGTCAGCGTCGGCATCCTCGGCGCGCTGGTCGCCCCCGCGACGATGGCCCTCGTGACCGATCTCGCCGATAAAAACGAGCGCGGGATCGCCATGGCCGGCTTCAACCTCGCCGGCAGCCTCGGCTTCCTCGGCGGCTTCCTCCTCGGCGGCACCGTCGCCAGCAGCTACGGCTACGGCGCGGCCTTTCTCGTCGTCGGCGGCCTCGAGGTCGCTATCGCCGTCGTCACCGTGCCCGTATTCTTGCGACTCTCGATAACGCGGGCCGACCGATTTCGGACGAGCGATCGCGGTGATGCGTGA
- a CDS encoding pyridoxal-phosphate-dependent aminotransferase family protein, which yields MTDKREYKDDYPDKTLYIPGPTEVREDVIEAMCEPMFGHRMDRMTDLYTTIVEDTKEFLGTDNEVIILTASGTEFWEASTLNLVDENILVPTCGSFSERHANVAERLGKNVDRLEYEWGEAIKPEDIRAELEDDDTDYDVVATVMNESSTGVRNPIEEIGDVVAEYPDTYFVVDAVSALGGDYVDIDEHNIDVIFASTQKAFAMPPGLAVCVVSDEAYDREVEKDSASWYGGFQRSLDYYDRKGQTHSTPAIPVMLAYRQQMKHMLEEGHDGRDERHREMAEYTREWAREHFAMFPEEGYESQTVACIENTQGIDVAETIATVDEEYDMVFSNGYGSQLGEKTFRIGHMGEHDLESIKELTDAIEDVAGL from the coding sequence GTGACCGACAAACGCGAATATAAAGACGACTATCCCGACAAGACGCTGTACATTCCGGGCCCGACCGAGGTGCGCGAGGACGTGATCGAGGCGATGTGCGAGCCGATGTTCGGCCACCGGATGGACCGGATGACCGACCTCTATACGACCATCGTCGAGGACACGAAGGAGTTCCTCGGCACCGACAACGAGGTCATCATCCTCACGGCCTCGGGCACGGAGTTCTGGGAGGCCTCGACGCTCAACCTCGTCGACGAGAACATCCTCGTCCCGACCTGCGGGAGCTTCAGCGAGCGACACGCCAACGTCGCCGAACGGCTCGGCAAGAACGTCGACCGACTCGAGTACGAGTGGGGCGAGGCGATCAAGCCCGAAGACATCCGCGCGGAACTGGAGGACGACGACACCGACTACGACGTCGTCGCGACGGTGATGAACGAGAGCTCGACCGGCGTCCGCAACCCCATCGAGGAGATCGGCGACGTCGTCGCCGAGTATCCGGACACGTACTTCGTCGTCGACGCCGTCTCCGCGCTCGGCGGGGACTACGTCGACATCGACGAGCACAACATCGACGTCATCTTCGCCTCCACGCAGAAGGCCTTCGCGATGCCCCCCGGACTGGCGGTCTGCGTGGTCAGCGACGAAGCCTACGACCGCGAAGTCGAGAAGGACTCCGCGTCGTGGTACGGCGGCTTCCAGCGCTCGCTCGACTACTACGACCGGAAGGGCCAGACTCACTCGACGCCCGCCATCCCAGTCATGCTCGCGTATCGACAACAGATGAAACACATGCTCGAGGAAGGTCACGACGGTCGGGACGAGCGCCACCGCGAGATGGCCGAGTACACCCGCGAGTGGGCCCGCGAGCACTTTGCGATGTTCCCCGAGGAGGGCTACGAGTCCCAGACGGTGGCCTGCATCGAGAACACGCAGGGGATCGATGTCGCGGAGACGATCGCGACCGTCGACGAGGAGTACGACATGGTCTTCTCGAACGGTTACGGCTCCCAACTCGGCGAGAAAACGTTCCGCATCGGTCACATGGGCGAACACGACCTCGAGTCGATCAAAGAGCTAACCGACGCCATCGAAGACGTCGCTGGACTGTAA
- the eif1A gene encoding translation initiation factor eIF-1A, which produces MSDDGDGGRKNLRMPEDDEVFATVTNMLGANRVKVRCADGTERTARIPGKMQKRIWIREDDVVLVEPWDWQDEKADITWRYEKSEADQLRREGHIQ; this is translated from the coding sequence ATGAGCGACGACGGCGACGGTGGTCGGAAGAACCTCCGAATGCCCGAGGACGACGAGGTCTTCGCGACCGTCACCAACATGCTCGGGGCGAATCGGGTGAAAGTACGCTGTGCCGACGGGACAGAACGCACCGCGCGCATCCCCGGCAAGATGCAAAAGCGCATCTGGATCCGCGAGGACGACGTCGTGCTCGTCGAACCCTGGGACTGGCAGGACGAGAAAGCCGACATCACCTGGCGCTACGAGAAAAGCGAGGCCGACCAGCTTCGCCGAGAAGGCCATATTCAATAA
- the rnz gene encoding ribonuclease Z, whose protein sequence is MPLRVTFLGTAGAIPTTERNPSGVFVAREGEGLLFDAGEGTQRQMMRFGTGFSVSHLFVTHLHGDHVLGIPGLLQTMDFNDREAPLAIHTPHGTRRQLKSLVNALGNRPTFPVRISEVGDGDIAYRADEYEVRAFETDHDTRSVGYALVEDERKGRFDRERAEELGVPVGPKFSRLHEGESVELEDGTVVDPEQVVGEPRPGRSIVYTGDTRPAAATIEAADEPDLLIHDATFADDRADRATDTAHSTARQAAEIANRTGAKRLALMHVSSRYAGRTEDHLAQAREVFAGDGENVFVPEDGQGLEIPYSDGAE, encoded by the coding sequence ATGCCACTGCGCGTGACGTTCTTGGGGACGGCCGGCGCGATTCCGACGACGGAGCGAAACCCGAGCGGCGTCTTCGTCGCCCGCGAGGGCGAGGGGCTCCTGTTCGACGCCGGCGAGGGAACCCAGCGCCAGATGATGCGCTTCGGCACCGGCTTTTCGGTCTCTCACCTGTTCGTCACGCACCTCCACGGCGACCACGTCCTCGGGATTCCGGGGCTGCTCCAGACGATGGACTTCAACGACCGCGAGGCACCGCTCGCGATCCACACGCCCCACGGGACGCGCCGCCAGCTCAAATCGCTCGTCAACGCCCTCGGGAACCGTCCCACGTTTCCCGTGCGCATCAGCGAAGTCGGCGACGGCGACATCGCCTACCGCGCCGACGAGTACGAGGTCCGCGCGTTCGAGACCGACCACGACACCCGCTCGGTCGGCTACGCGCTCGTCGAGGACGAGCGCAAGGGTCGCTTCGACCGCGAGCGCGCCGAGGAACTGGGCGTCCCCGTCGGGCCGAAGTTCTCGCGGCTCCACGAGGGCGAATCCGTCGAACTCGAGGACGGCACCGTCGTCGACCCCGAGCAGGTCGTCGGCGAGCCCCGGCCCGGCCGGTCGATCGTCTACACCGGCGACACCCGCCCCGCAGCGGCGACGATCGAGGCCGCCGACGAGCCCGACCTGCTGATCCACGACGCCACGTTCGCCGACGATCGGGCCGACCGGGCGACCGATACCGCTCACTCGACCGCCCGTCAGGCCGCCGAGATCGCGAATCGGACCGGCGCGAAGCGACTCGCACTGATGCACGTCTCCTCGCGCTACGCCGGGCGCACCGAGGACCACCTCGCGCAGGCCCGCGAGGTCTTCGCCGGCGACGGCGAGAACGTGTTCGTCCCCGAAGACGGGCAGGGCCTCGAGATTCCGTATTCGGACGGCGCGGAGTGA
- a CDS encoding DUF460 domain-containing protein — protein MSTRTSALDAVVFGVDIQSGDVRGDAPSYALTVYDGDEVRRDVVSHRKLRRLIDDEEPAIVATDNMYELAADKDQLIHFLGSLPSGTRLVQVTGAEQPEPLSRVAKRHGIPYGKDPMQEAEAAARLAAHNVGHEVSAFTDTTEVKVSRGRSTGSGGWSEDRYTRRIHGSVRKRSREVESELEDANLEYEKEVRESYGGYANAVFTVQARPSDIPVSRNRSGDVRVEIERERRDGIEFQPLVKRRDHVVVGIDPGTTTAVAIVGLEGEVLDVWSSRTSDTADVIEWIVERGRPIVVAADVTPIPETVEKFRRSFDAAGWTPDSDLPVDEKQHRTRDHPYDDDHQRDAMAAALYAVDAHTDQFERIAAKLPPGLDRGEVTARVVAGEESVEAVLRELSDDDGGDEEESTEHEPRELTEEEQRIKDLERQVERLQSHVETLEGRIEDRDERIHELENSLSGARRQERKEVRKDREVSRLERKANRLERERDDAREEVETLEKKVERMKALWKLDHSNFSDISAKKEGLVPVKVVEKFTKGAIREADEQYGIAAGDVVYLRDASGAGRSTAELLAEFEPRVILKDGGLSEIADEILFDAELPIGPADDVAMQEVDELAVAREDDVEAVIDDWHERAEARRRDRKAAMVDQLISEHRAGDNEV, from the coding sequence GTGAGTACGCGAACGAGTGCGCTCGATGCGGTCGTCTTCGGTGTCGACATCCAGAGCGGTGACGTGCGCGGTGATGCGCCATCGTACGCGCTCACCGTCTACGACGGCGACGAGGTGAGACGGGACGTCGTCTCCCACCGGAAACTCCGGCGACTGATCGACGACGAGGAGCCGGCGATCGTCGCGACCGACAACATGTACGAGCTGGCCGCCGACAAGGACCAGCTCATCCACTTCCTCGGCTCGCTGCCGTCGGGCACCCGGCTCGTCCAGGTGACGGGGGCCGAACAGCCCGAGCCGCTCTCTCGCGTCGCGAAACGCCACGGAATCCCCTACGGGAAGGACCCGATGCAGGAGGCCGAGGCCGCCGCCCGACTAGCCGCCCACAACGTCGGCCACGAAGTATCGGCGTTCACCGACACGACCGAGGTCAAGGTCTCGAGGGGGCGCTCGACCGGCAGCGGCGGCTGGAGCGAGGACCGCTACACCCGCCGCATCCACGGCTCGGTCAGGAAGCGATCCCGCGAGGTCGAGTCCGAACTCGAGGACGCGAACCTCGAGTACGAGAAAGAGGTCCGCGAATCCTACGGCGGCTACGCCAACGCCGTCTTCACCGTACAGGCCCGGCCCAGCGACATTCCGGTCTCCCGAAATCGGTCGGGCGACGTCCGCGTCGAGATCGAGCGCGAGCGCAGGGACGGCATCGAGTTCCAGCCGCTCGTCAAACGGCGCGACCACGTCGTCGTCGGGATCGACCCCGGGACGACGACCGCCGTCGCCATCGTCGGCCTCGAGGGCGAGGTATTGGACGTCTGGAGTTCCCGCACCAGCGACACCGCCGACGTGATCGAGTGGATCGTCGAGCGCGGCCGGCCGATCGTCGTCGCGGCCGACGTGACGCCGATCCCCGAGACCGTCGAGAAGTTCCGCCGGAGCTTCGACGCCGCGGGCTGGACGCCCGACAGCGATCTCCCCGTCGACGAGAAACAACACCGCACGCGCGACCACCCCTACGACGACGACCACCAGCGCGACGCGATGGCCGCCGCGCTGTACGCCGTCGACGCCCACACGGATCAGTTCGAGCGCATCGCCGCCAAGCTCCCGCCGGGGCTCGACCGCGGCGAGGTCACCGCCCGCGTCGTTGCCGGCGAGGAGAGCGTCGAGGCCGTCCTCCGGGAGCTGAGCGACGACGACGGCGGCGACGAGGAGGAGTCGACCGAGCACGAACCCCGCGAGCTCACCGAGGAAGAACAGCGGATCAAGGACTTAGAGCGGCAGGTCGAGCGCCTCCAATCGCACGTCGAGACGCTCGAGGGGCGCATCGAGGACCGCGACGAGCGGATCCACGAACTCGAGAACAGCCTCAGCGGCGCCCGACGCCAGGAGCGCAAGGAAGTCCGCAAAGACCGCGAAGTGAGCCGCCTCGAGCGGAAGGCGAACCGACTCGAGCGCGAGCGCGACGACGCCCGCGAGGAGGTCGAGACCTTGGAGAAAAAGGTCGAGCGGATGAAAGCCCTCTGGAAACTCGATCACTCGAACTTCAGCGACATCTCGGCGAAAAAGGAGGGACTGGTCCCGGTCAAGGTCGTCGAGAAGTTCACCAAGGGCGCGATCCGCGAGGCCGACGAACAGTACGGCATCGCCGCCGGCGACGTGGTCTACCTCCGGGACGCCAGCGGCGCGGGCCGATCGACGGCCGAACTGCTCGCCGAGTTCGAGCCTCGAGTGATCCTCAAAGACGGCGGCCTCTCGGAGATCGCCGACGAGATCCTCTTCGACGCCGAGCTCCCGATCGGCCCCGCCGACGACGTTGCCATGCAGGAAGTCGACGAACTCGCCGTCGCCCGCGAAGACGATGTCGAGGCAGTCATCGACGACTGGCACGAACGCGCCGAAGCCCGGCGACGAGATCGGAAGGCGGCGATGGTCGACCAGCTCATCAGCGAACACCGGGCCGGCGACAACGAGGTCTGA
- a CDS encoding plastocyanin/azurin family copper-binding protein: MARDKAVSRRTALKLTGAAASTALVAGCSGGSDDGNGNGNGNGNGNGGGAVSIESGADIRFKADSLKWVGKSPSGIEGQENPTITLTEGETYTIGWDEGDGQGHNFAIYDDSESVVGEYQTEQVSEPGDGQILEIEASSDMAEYVCEPHYGAGMKGSINVE; the protein is encoded by the coding sequence ATGGCACGAGACAAGGCAGTTTCACGGCGAACGGCACTGAAGCTCACGGGTGCGGCCGCGTCGACGGCGCTCGTCGCCGGCTGTAGTGGTGGTAGCGACGACGGTAACGGGAACGGGAACGGTAACGGCAACGGGAACGGCGGCGGCGCCGTCTCGATCGAGTCCGGCGCCGATATCCGATTCAAAGCGGACAGCCTGAAGTGGGTCGGTAAATCCCCGTCGGGAATCGAGGGTCAGGAGAACCCGACGATCACGCTCACCGAGGGCGAAACCTACACGATCGGCTGGGACGAGGGCGACGGTCAGGGCCACAACTTCGCGATCTACGACGACAGCGAATCCGTCGTCGGCGAGTACCAGACGGAGCAGGTCTCCGAGCCCGGCGACGGCCAGATCCTCGAGATCGAGGCCTCAAGCGATATGGCCGAATACGTCTGTGAGCCCCACTACGGCGCGGGCATGAAAGGCTCCATCAACGTCGAGTAA
- a CDS encoding DUF7282 domain-containing protein translates to MSSRLTFGTVKRAGAILLAVAIVVAAGIVVGQAPAIFGVEEDPQASITFEDQQGNGTAVTIREVTLSDGGYVVVTDGGDDPLAVSERLEAGTHENVTVEREDDATRELVGSLTATVHQDTSDEDGYAYAETNGDEDQPYLEDGFPVSATATVTSTDENALGDSFLVDSIDAPASATTNETIEVSARIRNPTEYRAEQPVEVRIDGVVYERQVLDLEGGEARNVTLETETRGAPPGDRTIGVYTEDGGAVTGIDLEFHTEPSVAVADASNESVTVSAAIPERGFVAVERNGTIVGTSDELAPGEHENVTVELAGDAEIGQDEELTATLYAGTPANASAASPITFEGAPVRTTFTLAEVTGDESDSDAGSSGGGADSGG, encoded by the coding sequence ATGAGTTCGAGACTGACGTTCGGCACGGTCAAGCGGGCCGGTGCGATCCTGCTGGCGGTCGCGATCGTCGTCGCCGCCGGCATCGTCGTCGGTCAGGCACCCGCTATCTTCGGCGTCGAGGAAGACCCACAGGCCTCGATCACGTTCGAAGACCAACAGGGCAACGGCACCGCCGTCACGATTCGGGAGGTCACGCTCTCCGATGGCGGCTACGTCGTCGTCACCGACGGCGGCGACGATCCGCTCGCCGTTTCGGAGCGTCTCGAGGCGGGGACCCACGAGAACGTCACCGTCGAACGCGAGGACGACGCGACGCGCGAACTCGTCGGCTCGTTGACGGCGACGGTTCATCAGGATACGTCCGACGAGGACGGCTACGCGTACGCGGAGACGAACGGGGACGAAGATCAGCCGTACCTCGAGGACGGGTTCCCGGTCAGCGCGACCGCGACGGTGACCTCGACCGACGAGAACGCGCTCGGCGACTCGTTCCTCGTCGACTCGATCGACGCGCCCGCGTCGGCGACGACCAACGAGACGATCGAGGTGAGCGCTCGGATCCGCAACCCGACCGAGTACCGGGCCGAACAGCCCGTCGAGGTTCGCATCGACGGGGTCGTCTACGAACGGCAGGTGCTGGACCTCGAGGGCGGCGAGGCCCGGAACGTGACCCTCGAGACGGAGACGCGGGGCGCGCCGCCGGGCGATCGGACGATCGGCGTCTACACCGAGGACGGCGGTGCGGTCACCGGGATCGACCTCGAGTTCCACACCGAGCCGAGCGTCGCGGTCGCCGACGCGAGCAACGAGAGCGTGACCGTTTCCGCGGCGATTCCCGAGCGCGGGTTCGTCGCCGTCGAGCGCAACGGGACGATCGTGGGCACCAGCGACGAGCTCGCGCCCGGCGAACACGAGAACGTCACCGTCGAACTGGCCGGCGACGCGGAGATCGGCCAGGACGAGGAGCTGACGGCGACCCTCTATGCGGGCACCCCGGCTAACGCGAGCGCGGCGTCGCCGATCACGTTCGAGGGCGCCCCCGTCCGGACGACGTTCACGCTGGCGGAGGTGACCGGCGACGAATCGGACAGCGACGCCGGCTCGAGCGGCGGTGGTGCCGACTCGGGCGGCTAG
- a CDS encoding acyl-CoA thioesterase, which translates to MPTLHETRIRNRFRVQPHHANNNDTLHGGNLMKWLDEVGSMSAMRFAGEGCVTARVNELDFERPIGIGDTALIEAYVYDAGRTSVHVALRAWREEPRSGETEKTTESTFTFVAIDANGEKVPVPDLSIETEEESRLRNRVLETDR; encoded by the coding sequence ATGCCGACACTTCACGAGACCCGCATTCGGAACCGATTCCGTGTCCAGCCACACCACGCGAACAACAACGACACGCTCCACGGCGGCAATCTCATGAAGTGGCTCGACGAGGTGGGTTCGATGTCGGCGATGCGCTTCGCTGGCGAGGGCTGTGTCACTGCACGCGTGAACGAACTCGACTTCGAGCGGCCGATCGGCATCGGCGACACGGCGCTGATCGAGGCGTACGTCTACGACGCCGGCCGGACGAGCGTTCACGTCGCGCTGCGCGCCTGGCGCGAAGAGCCCCGATCCGGCGAGACCGAGAAGACGACCGAGTCGACGTTCACGTTCGTCGCGATCGACGCGAACGGCGAGAAAGTCCCCGTCCCCGACCTGTCGATCGAGACCGAGGAAGAGAGCCGGCTCCGGAACCGCGTGCTCGAGACCGATCGCTGA
- a CDS encoding DUF7470 family protein yields the protein MLRNLGALGIVGLLLLLAGIALIAYANIVVALGMALVLAGLGLVVRSLISGMLQNFGMF from the coding sequence ATGTTACGGAATCTCGGTGCGCTCGGGATCGTCGGGCTCCTGCTCTTGCTCGCCGGCATCGCACTCATCGCCTACGCGAATATCGTCGTCGCGCTCGGGATGGCGCTCGTCCTCGCCGGCCTCGGGCTGGTCGTCCGATCGCTGATCTCCGGCATGCTCCAGAACTTCGGGATGTTCTGA
- a CDS encoding DUF21 domain-containing protein has protein sequence MVDFTLAWFGLGATVVLLCCSAFFSSAETAIFTLPIEWVDERAATDDPNASTLKALRDDPHRLLVTVLVGNNVVNVALSSIVTLVFVTYLPAGVAVTAATVVVSVVVLIFGEIVPKSYGLGNAERWAVTVARPISLVERALSPLVSVFDIVTQWLTDLIGGDADLEQPYVD, from the coding sequence ATGGTCGATTTCACGCTGGCGTGGTTCGGGCTCGGTGCCACCGTCGTCTTGCTGTGCTGTAGCGCGTTCTTCTCGAGCGCGGAGACCGCGATCTTCACACTCCCGATCGAGTGGGTCGACGAGCGCGCAGCCACCGACGATCCGAACGCGAGCACGCTCAAGGCGTTACGAGACGACCCGCATCGGTTGCTGGTGACGGTGCTCGTCGGCAACAACGTCGTCAACGTCGCGCTCTCGAGTATCGTAACCCTCGTCTTCGTCACCTACCTCCCTGCGGGCGTGGCCGTGACCGCGGCGACCGTTGTCGTCAGCGTCGTCGTGCTGATCTTCGGCGAGATCGTTCCCAAGTCCTACGGACTGGGCAACGCCGAGCGGTGGGCGGTCACAGTCGCGCGGCCGATCTCGCTGGTCGAGCGCGCGCTGTCGCCGCTGGTGAGCGTCTTCGATATCGTGACACAGTGGCTCACCGATCTGATCGGCGGGGACGCCGACCTCGAGCAGCCGTACGTCGACTGA